TTAAGTCTTCCAGATACCATAATTTTGATACCCTTTGCACCTTTTTTCAAAGCTGCTGATATAGCTCTTTTCATAGCTCTTTTATAAGAAGCTCTTTTTAATATCTGTGCTGAAATATTTTCAGCAATTAACAATGCATCTACCTGAGGGTTTCTAATTTCATCTATATTGATTCTTACATTTCTATCGTTAACCATTTTTTCAATTTCTTTTTTCAAAGATTGAATTTCTACACCTTTTCTACCAATTATAATTCCAACTCTTACTGCTTTTATTGTTATATTTATTTGAGTTGAAGATGGTCTTTCTATTAATACATCGCCAACTCCTGCTTCATAATATTTATTCTTTATATAATCTCTAATTTTTAAATCTTCTTTTAAAAATTCTGCATAATTATCTTCACTAAACCAATTAGCTTTCCATGGTTTTGAAATTCCTAACCTAAATCCATATGGATGTACTTTTTGACCCACGGATATTCCACCTCACTTCTGAGATTTTAACTCTTTTTCTTTTTCTCTGTCTCTAACTACAACAGTAATATGTGCCAACCTTTTTTGTAATATGTCGGCTCTTCCTCTTCCTCTTGGCCATAATCTTTTCATTCTTGGCCCATCATTAACATATACTTCTGCAACATATAAATTGTCAGCATTTAAACCAAAATTATTTTCAGCATTTGCTATAGCAGATACTAAGATTTTGTATGTCAATCTTGCAGCTTTTTTAGGACTAAAAGTTAATATTTGTAATGCTTCATCAACATTTTTTCCTCTAATTGCATTTACAACTGATCTTGCTTTTTTAGGAGAAATTCTTAGATATTTTGCTGTAGCTTTTGCTTCAATTTTTGGCTGTGCTGCTTCTGCTTCTTTTCTTAATCTATGAAAAACTGATCTTTTCAATTTTCTACCATCTTGAACCCTTGATACAGCCATGGTTACGTCCCTCCTCATTTCACCTTGCCTTTTTTAGCCTTTTTATCAGCATGACCACCAAATCTTCTTGTTGGTGCAAATTCACCTAATCTATGTCCAATCATATGCTCTGTTATATAAACAGGTATATGTTTCATACCATTATGTACCGCAATTGTATGTCCAATCATTTCAGGTAAAATCATTGAAGCTCTGCTCCATGTTTTTATTACCTTTTTTTCACCTTTTTCATTTAACTCTCTGATCTTTTTCAACAGACTTGGGTGTACATAAGGCCCTTTTTTCAATGATCTACTCACTAACAGCACCCCCTAGGTTACTTTTTTCTTCTTCTTACAATAAATTTGTCTGATTTTCTCTTACCGCGTCTTGTTTTGTATCCTTTTGCTGGTGTTCCCCAAGGACTTCGTGGAATATGTCCTTTACTTGCACCTTCACCACCACCCATTGGATGATCTACAGGATTCATCGCCATACCTCTGACGTGTGGTTTTTTACCTAACCATCTTGTTCTACCTGCTTTACCAAAAACTTCATTTATATGATCTTCATTTCCAACCATTCCAATTGTAGCCATACATTTAATATGAACTTTTCTTAATTCACTTGATGGCATTCTCAATAATGCATAATTTCCTTCTTTAGCCATTAATTGAGCATAAGTTCCTGCTGATCTTGCAATTTTAGCACCTTTTTTTGGCTCAAATTCTATGTTATGCACTATTGTACCCACAGGAATATTTTCTAAAGGTAGCGCATTTCCTGGTTTTATTTCAGCATTTGGTCCTGATATTAATTCTTCTCCTACTTTTACTCCTTTTGGAGCTAAAATATATCTCTTTTCACCATCTGCGTAAACCAATAATGCTATTCTTGCGCTTCTATTTGGATCATATTCAATAGCTACTACTTTTGCAGGAATCCCAAACTTTTCTCTTTTGAAATCAATAACTCTGTATCTTCTTTTATGTCCACCACCTCTATGCCTCATAGTAACTCTACCATATGAGTTTCTACCACCTGATTTTTTGAGAGGTTGTATTAAAGATTTTTCTGGGGCGGACTTTGTAATTTCTGAAAAATCAGTGATTATCATAAATCTCCTTGAAGGAGTTGTTGGTTTAAATTTCTTGAGACCCATTCTTACTCACCTCTCCTTATAAATTACCTTGAAGCTCTTTTATGACATATCCTTCAGCTAATTTTACTATTGCTTTTTTCCATGATCTTGTTTTACCTTCAAATCTTCCCAACCTTTTTGGTTTTGGTTTAACATTCATTACATTAACCTTTTCCACTTTAACATTAAATATATCCTCAACAGCTTTTTTTATTTCTGGTTTTGTTGCATCTTTGGCTACTTCAAAAGTATATTTATTTTCACTCATTAACATATATGTTTTTTCTGTGAGGATCGGCTTTATTATTATGTCATAATTAAATTCTTTTTTACTCATTAGCCGAGCACCTCCTCAATCTTAGCTACTGTATCTTTTGTAAGTATTACTTTTTCATTATTTATAATATCAAATACATTTAATCCATCAACATTTGTTTTCTTTCCATCTTTTCCTTGATTTGGATTATCAGCAATTATTACTTTTAATCCTGGAATATTTCTTGCTGATAATTTTACATTAATGTATTCTTCTTTTTTCCATGGTAATACTATTAATGTTTTTGTATTTTCGAATCCAAAATTTTTTAACACTTCTTTCATTGCTTTTGTTCTTGGTTTTTCAAAAGTCAAATCATCAACAACAATTAAATTTTCCTCTTTTACCCTAACACTTAAAGCTGATTTTAATGCTAATCTCTTCATTTTCTTCGTTAACTTCTTTGACCAATCCCTTGGTTTTGGCCCAAATGTAACTCCACCATGTCTCCATAATGGCGATCTTGTTGAGCCTGCTCTCGCTCTACCTGTATGCTTTTGAGCCCAAGGTTTTCTTCCGCCACCTCTTACTTCAGCTCTTGTTTTTGTTGAAGCTGTTCCTCTTCTTTTATTAGCTAACTGCATGTCGACATATCTGTATAATACGTCCATATTAGGTTCAATTGAAAAAATAGAATCTTTAGCTTCTATTGTTCCAATTTTTTCGCCTTTAACTGAATAAAGGTCTAATTGAGCCATTTCATCTTACCTCCTCGTTCATCATTTTCGGGGCTTACTTTTTGATTGCCTCTCTAATTATTAACAATCCACCCCTCGCACCTGGAACTCCACCTTTAACTGCTAATAGGTTGTTTTCTTTATCTATTTTCACGACTTCTGAGTTTAATACTGTAACCTTTTCATTTCCATATTGTCCAAACATCTTTTTACCTTTAAATACTTTTGCAGGTTCTGTATGATTACCTGTTGAACCTAATGCTCTATGAAATTTTGAACCGTGAGTTTTTCTTCCACCACCAAAATTCCATCTTTTCATAACACCTGTATAACCTCTACCTTTAGACCAACCTGTTACATCTACTTTTTCTCCTTCTTCAAATACTGTTACATCGATAACCTGACCTATTTCAAAGTTATCAACATCTTCAACCTTAAACTCTTTCAAAAATCGCATTGGTTTTACACCAGCTTTTTTGAAAATTCCAAGTTTTGGTTTGTTTACTTTGTACTCTTTAACTTCTTCAAAACCAACTTGAATAGCTGTATAACCGTCTTTTTCTTCTGTTTTCTTTTGTACGACTACACATGGCCCAGCTTTTATAACTGTGACCGGGATGGCTTTACCATCTTTATAAACTCTTGTCATACCAATTTTTCTTCCTAAAATACCTTTCATGCTAATTCACCTCCAGAGCCCGATCAAAAATTAAGCTTTCATATCTACTGATACACCTGATGGTAATTGTATCTTCAATAATTGTGTAACTGTTTCTTGAGTAGCGTCATAAATATAAATAACTCTTTTATGTACTCTCTTTTCAAATTGTTCTCTTGAATAATTGTATTTGTGTGGTGATCTAATTACTGTATATATTGTTTTTTCTGTTGGTAATGGTATAGGTCCTGAAACCTTTGCATTACTTTGTTTTACTGCATCTATTATTTTTTGTGCAGATTCATCTAACAATCTATGATCATAAGATTTTAATCTTATTTTGATCAATTTTTTTGCCATATAAACCCTCCTTTAAGCATTTAGCAAAGGGAGCGTGGAAGCTCCCCGATTTTATATTTTATAGTAAAAACTTTGCAAAAAGATTTTATTATTCTACTATTTCTGTAACAACTCCAGCACCAACTGTTCTTCCACCTTCACGAACAGCAAATCTCATGTTCTTTTCTAATGCTACAGGGTAGATTAATTCTACTGTTGTAACAATGTTGTCACCTGGCATTACCATTTCTGCTCCGCCTTCGAATTCTAACAATGTACCTGTAACGTCAGCTGTTCTGATATAGAATTGTGGTCTGTAACCTTTTTTGAATGGTGTATGTCTTCCACCTTCTTCTTTCTTTAATACATAGATTTGTGCTTTGAATTTTTTATGTGGTGTAATTGATCCTGGTTTTGCTAACACTTGACCTCTCCATACTTCATCTTTGTCAATACCTCTTAATAAACAACCAACGTTGTCACCTGCGATACCTTCATCTAATAATTTTCTGAACATTTCAACACCTGTAACAACTGTTTTTCTTATTTCTTCTGTCATACCAACGATTTCTACTTCATCTCCTGGGTGAATTGCACCTCTTTCAATTCTTCCTGTAACAACTGTACCCCTACCAGTAATTGAGAAAACATCTTCTACTGGCATTAGGAATGGTTGATCTACTGGTCTTGATGGTTCTGGGAAATAGCTGTCTACTGCATCCATTAATTCATAAATCTTTTTTACCCATGGATCATCTTGTGAATCTGCTTCTAATGCTTTTAATGCAGAACCTTTAATTACTGGAACTTCATCTCCTGGGAATTCGTATTGATTTAATAATTCTCTTACTTCCATTTCAACTAATTCGATAATTTCTTCATCGTCAACCATATCTGTCTTGTTAACAAATACAACTATTGCTGGAACGTTAACTTGTCTTGATAATAATACGTGTTCTCTTGTTTGAGGCATAACACCATCTGTAGCTGCAACAACTAAGATAGCACCATCCATTTGTGCAGCACCTGTGATCATGTTTTTGATGTAGTCTGCGTGACCTGGACAGTCGATATGCGCATAATGTCTGTTATCTGTTTCATATTCAACGTGTGCAATATTAATTGTAATACCTCTAGCTTTTTCTTCTGGAGCTTTATCGATTTGTTCAAATGGTGTGAAATCTGCATATCCTTTCATTGCTAATGATTTTGTAATAGCTGCTGTTAATGTTGTTTTACCGTGGTCAATATGTCCGATAGTACCAATATTCATATGTGGTTTGCTTCTGACGAACTTTTCTTTTGCCATTTTTTTCCCTCCTCTATCTTTTGTGATGATTTATTAATTGTTTATTATTTTTTCTGCCACTGAAGCTGGAACTTCCTCATAATGGGAGAATTGAATTGATTGTGTCGCTCTTCCTTGAGATAGTGATCTTAAT
This sequence is a window from Marinitoga hydrogenitolerans DSM 16785. Protein-coding genes within it:
- the rplW gene encoding 50S ribosomal protein L23 is translated as MSKKEFNYDIIIKPILTEKTYMLMSENKYTFEVAKDATKPEIKKAVEDIFNVKVEKVNVMNVKPKPKRLGRFEGKTRSWKKAIVKLAEGYVIKELQGNL
- the rpsJ gene encoding 30S ribosomal protein S10, which gives rise to MAKKLIKIRLKSYDHRLLDESAQKIIDAVKQSNAKVSGPIPLPTEKTIYTVIRSPHKYNYSREQFEKRVHKRVIYIYDATQETVTQLLKIQLPSGVSVDMKA
- the rpsC gene encoding 30S ribosomal protein S3, which produces MGQKVHPYGFRLGISKPWKANWFSEDNYAEFLKEDLKIRDYIKNKYYEAGVGDVLIERPSSTQINITIKAVRVGIIIGRKGVEIQSLKKEIEKMVNDRNVRINIDEIRNPQVDALLIAENISAQILKRASYKRAMKRAISAALKKGAKGIKIMVSGRLNGAEIARTEWYMEGRLPLQTLRSDIDYGTAEAQTLSGTIGIKVWVYKGDTQL
- the rplD gene encoding 50S ribosomal protein L4, whose protein sequence is MAQLDLYSVKGEKIGTIEAKDSIFSIEPNMDVLYRYVDMQLANKRRGTASTKTRAEVRGGGRKPWAQKHTGRARAGSTRSPLWRHGGVTFGPKPRDWSKKLTKKMKRLALKSALSVRVKEENLIVVDDLTFEKPRTKAMKEVLKNFGFENTKTLIVLPWKKEEYINVKLSARNIPGLKVIIADNPNQGKDGKKTNVDGLNVFDIINNEKVILTKDTVAKIEEVLG
- the rplV gene encoding 50S ribosomal protein L22, with the protein product MAVSRVQDGRKLKRSVFHRLRKEAEAAQPKIEAKATAKYLRISPKKARSVVNAIRGKNVDEALQILTFSPKKAARLTYKILVSAIANAENNFGLNADNLYVAEVYVNDGPRMKRLWPRGRGRADILQKRLAHITVVVRDREKEKELKSQK
- the rplC gene encoding 50S ribosomal protein L3; this translates as MKGILGRKIGMTRVYKDGKAIPVTVIKAGPCVVVQKKTEEKDGYTAIQVGFEEVKEYKVNKPKLGIFKKAGVKPMRFLKEFKVEDVDNFEIGQVIDVTVFEEGEKVDVTGWSKGRGYTGVMKRWNFGGGRKTHGSKFHRALGSTGNHTEPAKVFKGKKMFGQYGNEKVTVLNSEVVKIDKENNLLAVKGGVPGARGGLLIIREAIKK
- the rpsS gene encoding 30S ribosomal protein S19, yielding MSRSLKKGPYVHPSLLKKIRELNEKGEKKVIKTWSRASMILPEMIGHTIAVHNGMKHIPVYITEHMIGHRLGEFAPTRRFGGHADKKAKKGKVK
- the tuf gene encoding elongation factor Tu — its product is MAKEKFVRSKPHMNIGTIGHIDHGKTTLTAAITKSLAMKGYADFTPFEQIDKAPEEKARGITINIAHVEYETDNRHYAHIDCPGHADYIKNMITGAAQMDGAILVVAATDGVMPQTREHVLLSRQVNVPAIVVFVNKTDMVDDEEIIELVEMEVRELLNQYEFPGDEVPVIKGSALKALEADSQDDPWVKKIYELMDAVDSYFPEPSRPVDQPFLMPVEDVFSITGRGTVVTGRIERGAIHPGDEVEIVGMTEEIRKTVVTGVEMFRKLLDEGIAGDNVGCLLRGIDKDEVWRGQVLAKPGSITPHKKFKAQIYVLKKEEGGRHTPFKKGYRPQFYIRTADVTGTLLEFEGGAEMVMPGDNIVTTVELIYPVALEKNMRFAVREGGRTVGAGVVTEIVE
- the rplB gene encoding 50S ribosomal protein L2; its protein translation is MGLKKFKPTTPSRRFMIITDFSEITKSAPEKSLIQPLKKSGGRNSYGRVTMRHRGGGHKRRYRVIDFKREKFGIPAKVVAIEYDPNRSARIALLVYADGEKRYILAPKGVKVGEELISGPNAEIKPGNALPLENIPVGTIVHNIEFEPKKGAKIARSAGTYAQLMAKEGNYALLRMPSSELRKVHIKCMATIGMVGNEDHINEVFGKAGRTRWLGKKPHVRGMAMNPVDHPMGGGEGASKGHIPRSPWGTPAKGYKTRRGKRKSDKFIVRRRKK